In the genome of Fusarium poae strain DAOMC 252244 chromosome 1, whole genome shotgun sequence, the window GTAGGACTCTTTGGCTCCAACTTGAGTGGCCACTCACCCCCAGCCTggccttcttccttctccttcgagTCGGTCTCGTCTCCGGACCTATTCTCATGGTGTTCCTTGCCCAAGGCATTATCGTTGAGGGGTCGGAAATCCTTGTCGTAGACATCGCCGAATTTACCCTCCTTCTCCCACTTCTCCTGCTGTAGGCGTCGCGCCACGGTTGGGAGAAGCTGCTGATCAGGAGGAAGTCGAGGATCAGGCTTGTAAGAGTTAATCATCCATGGAGGGTCACCTTCAGGTGCCTTGTTCCCAGGTGACAACTCTCCAGATCGAGTTGTAGGTCGCGTGGCGTTTGTGATACTATTTCCAACAGAACCAGACCTTGTCTTTGGCCTGTTTGTTCCAGTCGCTGTCTTGGAAGGTGCAGAGGTCTTTCGCGGACCGTTCGCGTTCTTCTTGGGTGAAGGATTGTCGGTAGCGGCTCGTTTCGGTGCGGGCAAGCTACTGTTGTTGAAGTTGCTGTTGATCGACATGGCATCGGAACCCTTCATCATGTGCGAGCTTCCAGGTCGCGCCTTTTCATATGTCAAAGTCCGTTCATTTTCGGGGCTCGAGCTCGTCTTTCTCGAAGCGATGGATGCTCGCTCAAAACGGTCGATACTGATGGGCACTGGACTAACCTTGGCAACCGGAATGCGAGAGCCTCCTTTGTGGCTGTTTGCATGGAAGTAAGCATTGTTTTCCTCCTCGGCAATCTCCTCTGGAGTTCTCAAATCCCAGGATTCGCCTCCAATCTCGGGACTTCGCGAATCGACAGCTGTGGAGTTCTTTCGAGATCTAGTCTCGGATGTATCTGTGCCTCGGCGCATAGCACTACGGCTACGGTCTCGATCGCCTCGTCGTTGCTTGCTTTGGTTACGGGATCTCGGAATGTAAATTCCGGCAGCCTGGAGCTCCTCACTTTCTATCCTTGCCAGCTTATCACGGTGAATCCACTTGGAGCCCTCATCAGGCGGTTGATCGATAGGTACAGCATTGCGACTGTATTCGTCCTCGGTCTCATGGGGGCCATACTCCTGTCCCCATGAGCTGCCATTCAAGGCTGGGCTCGTCTGGGACTCGGCAATGTGACGGCCCCCGATACCGTCGACGGAGTTATGAAGCTTTGTACTCGAAAGATTATCGTGGGAGTTTACTTTGCGGCCAACTCTATCCATACCAGAGTGGTAAGAGTTGGAGTTGCCATTCTGGGTAGTGAAATGGTTCTTTTGGGGAAAGTCATGGTTGTTCATGTCGTTATCATAGTCCTAGCCAGCCAATCGTCAGCAACTTGACCCTGCAACCTCGATAGCAGCAGACAGCATCCTAAGACGCAAAACTCCATACCTCTTTCTGGGACATGTTGTATCCCCATGAGTCTGCTTGGCCATGACTGCTGCGCGGTGGGGTAATGTTCTCGGTCGAGGTCGGGGCTGGAGCCATTGTCGCCGTGTAGATGGCGCCCGCGACCGTCGAGGACTGATTTAGCGGATTATAGGGCGGTAAACGAAGGTATGTATTGTGGTGTTGATCCAGATGTAAGGAGAAAATGTCGTTGTCAATGACGCAGGATTTCGGAGTAGTAGCTGCTAGGCAAAGTAAAAGCAGTGTTTATAGGACGCAATCGGTACTGCGTAGATTGATCGAAGCGGCTAACGAGGGGATCCGGTAAAAaggtgatgaagaagagataAGATAACTTTTGGTAGGGGGAATAATTGTTGAAGGAGAGCGTCGACGGCCAGCGATACTAACTATTGAAAGATATCGTCGTCTCTAAGATATCATTCTTTTGTGAATCGAGGCGCGTCGGGCTCCGGGAGAGCTTTacagagagaaagagaaggtaGGACAGGACAGGCAGACACAGTCGAGACAGaaagacaaggacaaggcgaGATTTCCCATGAGGGGGCTGGCCTGTGCTGGGGAATTGACACTGTGCTGTGCACTAACAACCTTCGCTGCACGGCCCCTCACCCGGGCGGGCTAGATCCCCTGGAAGCCCCTGTAACGGACTCAGCGAGCTCTAAGTGGACACTGACGGAAATACAGCAGAGAACAGGCAGGGATTGTCGAGCAAGTGGCTTAAGATGGGATATGAAATTTGAATGATGGAGAGACATTCTGCACAAGGCAGGTTAGATCATGTCTTGAGCCTGACGTTGGATTATTGTGAAAATAGCATACATAGCATCTTTGCACTGCCTACTCTGTGATATCATGCGCATCAGCCAGCGGtgtgcttgcttgcttgatGGATCTGGATCGGACATTGTATCTAACCAATAGCTAGTAGAATACAAGTGAGGAGTCATGGGAACGCCACGCTTCATGTACAATGACCATAGATCACAGCCAGTTGTTCAAAGGCCCCTTAGTTGCCGCCGCCGTTTGTTTCATTCTGATTGCCCAATGGGCAAAATCCCAAAAGAAAGGAATGGATCATGCTATGGTGCACAGATAAATGCAAGCCAACGAGTGGAAGGGGAATAACCATGGTTTCCCCTGATGAGAATAAGCCGCGCCAGGATTAAAAAGCCACCAGACAGGGGGGACCAATTTGATCAAAGGAACGCCTGACCCGaatatttgctttttctcgACTCGTCAGTGACTTTTTTTAgtcaaagcaaagcaaataCCCCATACGGAAATATTCTAGCCAACGTGAGCGTTTCATGTATTATTCGAACACCGCATCAACACGATGTTCAAGGTTATGCTTTGCTTTGttgttttatttttgtttttATCGTTAAATTACCATGCTATAGGCAAAAAACGGCGTGCTTTAACTCAAATGGACAATACCGAGATTAGATTCCCTCCCACAGGTTGGACCGTTGCGCTGGGAATGGACTGTCAATCAGCTGGCCCTGTCCATCACCCTGTTACCAGCGACAGGGGACGTATTATAAGTCATCATCGCCTTGATTTATGCAACGCTGTTGAATTGCGCGTCAACAGGGGCCAAGTATCCGAGAAAACATAAATCTGTCAAAGGTGACGCGAAAAGGCGTCTTTCCGACTTGTTTTCCATCAAACCTGCATGAAGCTTTCTTTGATGAAGTCATTCCCAGGTTCAGAAAACAGGCAAACAGTCAGTGCGGGAAGAAACTTGGCCGCCACTGAGTGAAGAGGTTGTCATTTAGGGTCCTTCTAGCGCTGAAATTAGCGGCGTACAGTAAACGTGCACTGTACCGTGCCTTTTGCAACGGTCCATAACAACTTACCCAACGGCACTTGTCTCTCCAACATCTCGGTTCACTTTCCCAACCTCTATCATATTTAAATTACGTAGCATTCTTTCTTGTCAAAGAAAATCATCCCTTGGCTATCTAAGGACGGAGTATCCGTACCTAGGTAATGTTTCGTGGCATCAGAGGATCATGTTGATGGTAACATCTTCTAGAAGCAGGAACCGTAGCATTATAGAAGCCTTCCGTGATCCATCATCAGCAAACAAGCACAAGATCAGCTCTAATTGATCCACCAAATCTGCAGCCTGCACATCACCCTCGCATTACGACGGGTACAAGCGAGAGCCTCACTGGCATGGACgagaaaataaagtaaagctCGCTCGCTATCAAAACGTGCTTCAACGGTTGCTCCCGTCGGTCAGAATCTCCCTTGCAGctgaaggaaaaagaaatcaAATCAGCCACTTGACATGAGCCTACTTTCCGAATTCTGAAAAGACGATCCTTTGTCTTAGACATCAACTCCACACGGCGCATAGCTTAGTTGCCGAGCTGGCAGATTGACTCACTGAGTACAGAGTAACGCTAACCAGCGATTACACTTTCGGTTCCTCACCTTTACACAAAAGCCAACCATTCCCTTGGGTTAAACGGCTGTGAATTGGCTTTTGACGCCATTATGACAGCATCAATGAGGAGAAGAACCAGAATCGTCTGCATCTCTGATACTCACAACTGTCAGGTCAAGCTGCCAAAGGGTGATGTCCTCATCCACGCTGGAGATTTAACAAACCAGGGGAGTCATGTTGAGGTCTGTAGTACTGACTCGGATATTCTGAACTGGCACATACAAGACGGATGCTGATCTCTCTTCAGCTTGCAAAGACAGTCGCTTGGTTAGAGAAGCAGGACTTTGAGGCCAAGATCGTCATCGCGGGTATGACCTCTTCAAGATCCGTGACACGGTCGAGTAGTGTCTAACGCGCCTCGCAAACTCTAGGCAACCATGATATAACTCTGGATCCGGAATTCTATGCCGAGCATGGCCTGTACTTTCACAACAAGAACCCTCAGTCTCACGACGAGTGTCTGCGCCTGTTCACGTCTTCGCCGTCAATAACGTATCTGTCCCACGGCTCAGCCAATGTTTGTCTCACATCACCTTCAGGGCCACGTACGCACTTCAAGGTCTTTGGGTCGCCGTATTCTCCACGCCACGGGTTATGGGCATTCTACTATGATGCTCCCCAGAATCCGAGCAACTGGTCAGATCTGACGTCGATGTGGGAGTCTATACCACTTGATACAGACATTGTCGTGACGCACACACCTCCGAGAACGCATTGTGATGAAACCGATGAACGGCGAGCTACTGGCTGCGAGGCTCTAAGGCAGGCGCTCTGGCGGGTGAGGCCACAGCTTGTCGTTTGTGGCCATATTCACGATGGGAGAGGTGCTGAACGAGTGATGTGGGATCTAAGTTGTCGAAACGTCGCCTATCAGGAGGAGAGTGTCGTTCACTGGGAAGACCCTGGCCAAGGCAACAAAACATGCCTGGTAGACTTGACTGGAAAGAAAGCACCCTCACTCGCCAACGATGGATCTCATCCAGGTCGATATGGAACAAGTATAGGGGTACCTGACGTAACCGACGTTTCCCGCCCTGCCGAGTCAGCAACGAGTCCATATGTATTCGGATCTGGCCCTATGGATATGCACGCCTCTCATGGCACTATCGGGTTAGGGGGCGATGCCGCCTCACCACGAAGCGATCAGGCAGCTCTGTATGGGAGGATGGGTCGTCGAGAAACGTGTGTTGTAAACGCGGCGATCATCAAGAGTCGACATCCACATATCGGAGGAAAGCAATTCAACAAGCCTATCGTAGTTGACCTTGATCTTCCTGTCTGGGAACAGGACGGCCATATCAACGATCACTGATTCGCTCCTGACTTACCCTAGACTCGGGCATGAGTTGATGCCCAATGAACCACGTTGGGAGAGAAGATGGCCTCAAATGAAGTTGAAGTCAACCAAGTTTTCATGTGGTCATAGGCTATTGATAAAGCTTACTACGCTGTGACGCACCTTCTGCATTGTGCCGGATCGAAACAACGAATTGAATGCATGTGGTGGTATTTGACGTCGTGTACCACCGTTGTTTGATGTATGTCATAGTCGAGTCCAAGAGATGAACTACAACTCTAGTGCGTGAACGTGGTCCCAATGATCACTCGAGTACTTCCTAAGTAGATAACTGAGTATCAAATTAAACTTTGATGTGTTTTCAATGTATTACGTGGTTTGATGTAGTTGCAGGTATTCACAGTCTTGAATGGTAGCCTACCCTGGAGCCAGACAAGTTCGTGATCAATCGGACTCTCAACATCAGACCGCCAATCAGCCAAGCAATTATCAATCGATTCCTGTTGCGATATTGATCGGAATCGCAACACCATAACTAACACATTATTGCCTCTACAGTGGAATCATGGCCCCTCCTGTTGAGACGCCAAGAAGTCAAAGAAATGCCTCCCTTGGCACATGAAACGAGATCGTGGATAGTCATTCACGTGGCTATAGCATGAAGATCGAACAAACCTTCTTCCTTgctcttcgtcgtcgtcccgAGTTACAGAAAACCTCTCTAGCACCAATCCAAACAAATAACCACAACGAGGGATTTGCTTCATACTTGCGGGGAGGGCTCCGCCGAGAGAGGGGGGAAACAAGTCCAGTCTCGTCTGCTCACCGCCAGTCTTTGTCGTGATACCCTCAGCAGCCCAATAGCGTGGCTTAGTTTCCCCTGTATTTCTGTTCTATCTTGGGAATGGCGAAGCACAAAACTCACCTTTCCCCTTTTTTGCATACTATTAGGTATTCTTTACACGAGGCTAGATCAGGTACGGCAGTTCCTCCATGAAACCGAGCTGTATAATATGCAACACGCTTCGCTTGTATATGTGCATACGACCCCGCGTTTAGCGAAGGATAGgagaaggaaaggaaaaaagggaaaaagcaaagaggTGCATCGGCAGAGGATGGACGAACGCTCACGGGGATGTTCCCAGTGAGAGTGCGCTTGAGGCATTTGACCGACGCGGGTTGAAGCGGCATGTTCCCTGTTCATGATTAACGCGCTTTTTCTCACGAGGGTCATGAGTGAAATGACATCGGCATCGCCAATCGCGGGATCGTCAAAGGgtatcgatatcgatcgatgTCCAGGTCCAAGTCCAAGGAACAAgattcttttcttctacAGGTACAATAGGCAGGGGAAGTGCACCCATCTTTGGGCTCACATGGTGGATTAGGACATTTCCCAATCTTTCGTCAATTGAGCCGAAAACTtggaaaagggaaaaaaggtTGAATCATTCAGAGAGAAAAAGCCGGATCTAGGAATTTGACGTCTGGCAGAGAACACACCCACGTGGTGGTGACCTGCGCTATCCTATCCCATCCTGCCATCTCAAGCTATGGATCGAGGAATAACGTCAAAGGGCTCGTGCCAAAGCCACCACACTGACTTGGCTTCAATATTGCCCACCCTCTCTAACCCAACCGTATGATAGTGGTACGGCGCTGTACTTGTTTCCGTTTCGAGATGTACGATGCGACGTCTTGTAGCGGGCATCAAGAAAGACAGGAATTTGATCATGATAAGCCTTGCTCTGTGAAACTTTGAGAGGCAGAAGCCTTCTAGAAACTCTGCTGCCACGGGTGTTTTGTGTTGGCAAAGTCACTCTACGCGACCAACAAGCGCAAAAAAATACTTGACCTGTctgtctttcttcttcccttTCTGTCCAGGGATTAGCCTAGTAGATAGGCCTGTGATCCCCAAAGCCACATGCTGCGATCAGATTCAAGCACCAAGACGGCGTCCGGCCTTGCCTGTAGATGGCTAGAGAGCTCTCTTAAGGAGGGGTCTTTTATCAATCTTCTGCCGCCTGCTATTCCTATCAGAGAAGTGTCCCCTCGCTGGTCCTTACTCAGAGAGGAAAGCACCCT includes:
- a CDS encoding hypothetical protein (BUSCO:34149at5125), whose protein sequence is MAPAPTSTENITPPRSSHGQADSWGYNMSQKEDYDNDMNNHDFPQKNHFTTQNGNSNSYHSGMDRVGRKVNSHDNLSSTKLHNSVDGIGGRHIAESQTSPALNGSSWGQEYGPHETEDEYSRNAVPIDQPPDEGSKWIHRDKLARIESEELQAAGIYIPRSRNQSKQRRGDRDRSRSAMRRGTDTSETRSRKNSTAVDSRSPEIGGESWDLRTPEEIAEEENNAYFHANSHKGGSRIPVAKVSPVPISIDRFERASIASRKTSSSPENERTLTYEKARPGSSHMMKGSDAMSINSNFNNSSLPAPKRAATDNPSPKKNANGPRKTSAPSKTATGTNRPKTRSGSVGNSITNATRPTTRSGELSPGNKAPEGDPPWMINSYKPDPRLPPDQQLLPTVARRLQQEKWEKEGKFGDVYDKDFRPLNDNALGKEHHENRSGDETDSKEKEEGQAGGEWPLKLEPKSPTQRAGGYSTMPRISDKPTNSPLPSPRTPMSPNAPLSPNGPGQEQPKEEQSAEQPVQQQQPQRQQPADDDSKGGCGCCVVM
- a CDS encoding hypothetical protein (BUSCO:39831at5125) — its product is MTASMRRRTRIVCISDTHNCQVKLPKGDVLIHAGDLTNQGSHVELAKTVAWLEKQDFEAKIVIAGNHDITLDPEFYAEHGLYFHNKNPQSHDECLRLFTSSPSITYLSHGSANVCLTSPSGPRTHFKVFGSPYSPRHGLWAFYYDAPQNPSNWSDLTSMWESIPLDTDIVVTHTPPRTHCDETDERRATGCEALRQALWRVRPQLVVCGHIHDGRGAERVMWDLSCRNVAYQEESVVHWEDPGQGNKTCLVDLTGKKAPSLANDGSHPGRYGTSIGVPDVTDVSRPAESATSPYVFGSGPMDMHASHGTIGLGGDAASPRSDQAALYGRMGRRETCVVNAAIIKSRHPHIGGKQFNKPIVVDLDLPVWEQDGHINDH